One segment of Methylocella silvestris BL2 DNA contains the following:
- a CDS encoding DUF7065 domain-containing protein has translation MIGAADAEFHPADPDKLNWAETNFFGFYNAEERLNIGVYALFRTNLRTVNSTICMNSGFAIAPWEADYVDCQSVIPMAPDCSLLDYGLANGLHIRCVEPNMAWEIKFDDGEGTKIDVVYRSIMPAFDIHDPVMDPMVGRHDGEFAWGTAYNGHFDQTGHYQGAVTLRGRTIPIDCISTMDHSWGPRPERGAPNMSWLHAHFSKDLAVHAIFSFDPEQNGLKLSLTHGYVVERGEIFGLKAGSGQAVRPRDRYADSVELWLVDRANREWNLSAKGLTSFPWQCWANMVAFNVLGRWEMNGLVGYGEIQDFFELPQLTRLNSIPATRIAAAA, from the coding sequence ATGATTGGGGCTGCGGACGCCGAATTTCATCCAGCTGATCCGGACAAGCTAAATTGGGCGGAAACCAATTTCTTCGGCTTCTATAATGCCGAGGAGAGATTAAACATTGGCGTATACGCCCTGTTCCGGACCAATCTGCGCACCGTCAATTCGACCATCTGCATGAATTCCGGCTTCGCAATCGCGCCTTGGGAAGCCGATTACGTCGACTGTCAGTCCGTCATTCCTATGGCCCCTGACTGCAGTCTGCTCGACTACGGGCTCGCCAATGGCCTGCACATCCGCTGCGTTGAGCCAAACATGGCTTGGGAGATCAAATTCGACGACGGCGAAGGCACTAAGATCGACGTCGTCTACCGATCGATCATGCCCGCATTCGATATTCACGATCCGGTCATGGATCCAATGGTTGGCCGCCATGACGGCGAATTCGCCTGGGGAACCGCCTACAATGGCCATTTTGACCAAACTGGCCACTACCAAGGCGCCGTGACCCTGCGCGGCCGTACGATCCCGATCGACTGCATTTCCACCATGGATCACAGCTGGGGTCCAAGGCCGGAGCGCGGCGCCCCCAACATGAGCTGGCTGCATGCGCACTTTTCGAAAGATCTCGCGGTTCACGCCATCTTCAGCTTCGATCCCGAGCAGAATGGGTTGAAGCTCTCCTTGACGCACGGCTATGTTGTAGAGCGCGGCGAAATCTTCGGTCTCAAGGCGGGCTCCGGACAGGCGGTGCGCCCGCGCGACCGTTACGCCGACAGCGTCGAGCTTTGGCTCGTCGATCGCGCCAATCGGGAGTGGAATCTTTCCGCAAAAGGGCTGACGAGCTTTCCGTGGCAATGCTGGGCCAATATGGTTGCATTTAACGTGCTCGGACGGTGGGAGATGAATGGTCTCGTCGGCTATGGCGAGATTCAGGACTTCTTCGAGCTGCCGCAACTGACCCGGTTGAACTCCATCCCGGCGACGCGCATCGCCGCGGCGGCGTGA
- a CDS encoding aldehyde dehydrogenase family protein yields MSIDFFSNYTMSIDGAAAASAATFEAFNPATEEVIAAAPDASREQLEAAVAAAKRAFPAWSARPIAERQALVARIGDLIEAHAEDFMRLLTREQGKPRKGAEWEIFGSAIWCREIAKQELPVHISEESQTRRVETRREPLGVIAGITPWNFPVLLAIWKIAPALVAGNTMVLKPSPYTPLCTLKLGELVRELLPPGVLNIVSGGNELGVWMTTHSDIRKISFTGSTETGRKIMAAASGNIKRITLELGGNDPAIVLPDVDVKETAEKLFWAAFQNSAQFCVAAKRLYIHADIYDDLAAELVAYAKTVKVGDGSLQGTDLGPIQNRMQFEKLKNLLADAKTNGLRFLLGGDVTDAKGFFVPVTIIDNPPENSRVVAEEAFGPILPLLKFDDIDGVIARANDTEYGLAASVWGKDIKAARRVAERIDAGTVWVNEVHTFSPHVAFGGHKQSGLGIENALEGLAEYTNAKTLVVNAA; encoded by the coding sequence ATGAGCATCGACTTTTTTTCAAATTACACCATGTCGATCGACGGCGCCGCCGCGGCCTCGGCGGCGACGTTCGAGGCTTTCAATCCGGCGACTGAAGAGGTCATCGCGGCGGCTCCCGATGCGAGCCGGGAGCAGCTTGAGGCCGCCGTCGCCGCGGCCAAGCGCGCCTTTCCAGCCTGGAGCGCGCGGCCGATCGCAGAGCGCCAGGCGCTGGTGGCGCGGATCGGCGACCTTATCGAGGCGCATGCCGAGGATTTCATGCGGCTGCTGACCCGCGAGCAGGGCAAGCCGCGCAAGGGCGCCGAGTGGGAAATTTTCGGGTCGGCGATCTGGTGCCGGGAAATCGCCAAACAGGAGCTGCCCGTCCACATCAGCGAAGAGAGCCAAACGCGCAGAGTGGAGACACGTCGCGAGCCGCTCGGCGTCATCGCCGGAATTACGCCCTGGAATTTTCCTGTCCTGCTCGCCATCTGGAAGATCGCGCCGGCTCTTGTCGCCGGCAACACGATGGTCCTGAAGCCTTCTCCCTACACGCCGCTTTGCACGCTCAAGCTCGGCGAGCTGGTTCGCGAGCTGCTTCCCCCCGGCGTTCTGAATATCGTCTCCGGCGGCAACGAACTCGGCGTTTGGATGACGACCCACTCGGACATTCGCAAGATTAGTTTTACCGGCTCGACCGAAACCGGCAGAAAAATCATGGCGGCGGCGTCGGGCAACATCAAACGCATTACGCTTGAGCTTGGCGGCAACGACCCTGCGATCGTGCTTCCGGACGTTGACGTGAAGGAAACAGCCGAAAAGCTGTTCTGGGCGGCGTTTCAGAATAGCGCGCAGTTTTGCGTCGCGGCGAAGCGCCTTTATATCCACGCCGATATTTACGACGATCTCGCCGCCGAACTGGTCGCCTACGCGAAAACGGTGAAGGTCGGCGACGGCTCCCTGCAAGGCACAGACCTTGGTCCAATACAAAACAGGATGCAGTTCGAGAAGCTGAAGAACCTGCTCGCTGACGCCAAGACCAACGGTCTGCGCTTTCTACTTGGCGGAGACGTCACGGACGCGAAAGGCTTCTTTGTCCCTGTCACGATTATCGACAACCCGCCGGAGAACAGCCGCGTTGTCGCTGAAGAGGCGTTCGGGCCGATCCTGCCCCTGCTAAAATTCGATGACATTGACGGCGTGATCGCGCGCGCCAATGACACCGAATACGGGCTCGCGGCTTCTGTCTGGGGTAAAGATATCAAAGCGGCGCGGCGGGTCGCCGAGCGTATCGACGCCGGAACCGTCTGGGTGAACGAGGTCCATACCTTCTCGCCGCATGTCGCCTTCGGCGGACATAAGCAATCCGGTCTTGGCATCGAAAACGCGCTTGAGGGGCTTGCTGAATACACCAACGCAAAGACGCTCGTCGTCAACGCGGCCTGA
- a CDS encoding HAD family hydrolase, with translation MAPPIRAILFDLDGTLVQTRDASWVLFERTNRKFALGIDDREQFFKLFRDNLFVAVPQACGDEERGLAAINHFLELLRKEYNPPLVPGIADVVRTLAARCVLGIVSSNALEAIRRIADDAHIAQCIAHVFAGDIEPDKRKSIRQFLADPSYATLRIGSPAYQERAPKPFEPDEVAFVTDTVCDVRHARECGVRTLGVSWGMHKASDLMEAGAEKVAVWPQEIISWALSPRSNVIEERADEVEPPPETDLEPVLEKSGVLRLKGLRAD, from the coding sequence ATGGCGCCGCCAATTCGTGCGATTCTGTTCGATCTCGACGGAACTCTCGTGCAGACCCGGGACGCGTCCTGGGTGCTGTTCGAACGGACCAACAGGAAATTCGCGCTCGGCATCGATGACCGCGAGCAGTTCTTCAAACTCTTTCGGGACAATCTGTTTGTCGCAGTCCCGCAGGCTTGCGGCGACGAGGAACGCGGGCTTGCGGCGATCAATCATTTCCTCGAGCTTTTGCGCAAAGAGTATAATCCGCCGCTGGTGCCGGGCATCGCGGATGTCGTCAGGACTCTCGCGGCGCGCTGCGTTCTGGGCATCGTCTCAAGCAACGCGCTCGAGGCGATCCGGCGGATCGCCGACGACGCCCATATCGCCCAATGCATTGCCCACGTATTCGCAGGCGATATCGAGCCTGACAAACGCAAAAGCATCCGCCAATTCCTCGCCGATCCGTCATATGCCACGTTGCGCATCGGCTCGCCCGCCTATCAGGAGCGCGCGCCGAAACCGTTCGAGCCCGATGAGGTCGCATTTGTGACAGACACGGTCTGCGACGTTCGACATGCGCGCGAATGCGGCGTCCGAACGCTTGGCGTCTCATGGGGAATGCACAAGGCGAGCGACCTTATGGAGGCGGGAGCGGAGAAAGTCGCGGTCTGGCCGCAGGAGATCATCTCCTGGGCGCTGTCGCCGCGGTCAAACGTGATCGAGGAACGCGCGGACGAGGTAGAGCCGCCGCCGGAGACAGACCTTGAACCGGTCCTCGAAAAATCCGGCGTCCTGCGCCTAAAAGGACTTCGCGCTGATTAG
- a CDS encoding acetyl/propionyl/methylcrotonyl-CoA carboxylase subunit alpha, with protein MFEKILIANRGEIARRIIRTAKRLGVRTVAVHSDVDAAMPFVAEADEAVGIGGASARESYLAPDKILSAARTTGAEAIHPGYGFLSENADFAKAVAGAGLVWIGAPPAAIRAMGLKDAAKRLMQKAGVPVTPGYLGDNQSLTRLQTEADAIGYPVLIKAVAGGGGKGMRKVEAAGSFAQALESCRREAAAAFGDDRVLLEKYVLNPRHIEVQIFGDSHGGVVHLFERDCSLQRRHQKVIEEAPAPGMDDETRAAVCAAAVRAAKAVNYVGAGTIEFIAQSDADARGAVRADRIWFMEMNTRLQVEHPVTEAITGQDLVEWQLRVACGEPLPLKQEALAINGWAMEARLYAENPATGFLPSTGPLDWLRFPDNVRVDSGVERYGEVTPHYDPMIAKLIVHAPTRAMAAQRLAKAAGSVEAWPVKTNAAFLARAASDADFVAGRVDTGFIDRHGDRLLPPKDPSHAVLQAAARAMLSADAVDPWRALAGFRANAAPDRRIIVEVAGVSHVVAVEGPPPSARFAEVGGQRIVFFHGEAWPFGAPTANRSGGEVVSTGVIVAPMPGRIVAVEISDGEKVSRGQKLLVLEAMKMEHAMTAPFDGVIAHLKTKVGAQVSDGDVLLSVVKGED; from the coding sequence ATGTTCGAAAAGATATTGATCGCAAATCGCGGAGAGATCGCGCGTCGGATCATCCGCACGGCGAAACGGCTTGGCGTGCGGACCGTCGCGGTTCATTCCGACGTCGACGCCGCCATGCCCTTCGTCGCGGAAGCCGACGAAGCGGTCGGCATCGGCGGCGCATCCGCCCGCGAAAGCTATCTCGCGCCGGACAAGATCCTGTCGGCGGCCCGGACGACCGGCGCCGAGGCGATCCATCCGGGTTATGGCTTTCTGTCGGAAAACGCCGACTTCGCCAAAGCCGTCGCGGGCGCCGGCCTTGTCTGGATTGGCGCGCCTCCGGCCGCTATCCGCGCCATGGGCCTGAAAGACGCCGCAAAGCGCCTGATGCAGAAGGCTGGCGTGCCGGTGACCCCTGGCTATCTCGGCGATAATCAGAGCCTCACGCGGCTGCAAACGGAAGCTGATGCGATCGGCTATCCGGTTCTCATCAAGGCGGTGGCGGGTGGCGGCGGCAAGGGAATGCGCAAGGTCGAGGCCGCCGGGTCCTTCGCGCAGGCGCTGGAGAGTTGCCGCCGCGAGGCCGCCGCCGCCTTCGGCGACGACCGCGTGCTTCTCGAAAAATATGTGCTGAACCCGCGCCATATCGAAGTGCAGATTTTTGGCGACTCCCATGGCGGGGTCGTCCATCTGTTCGAGCGCGACTGTTCGCTGCAGCGCCGCCATCAGAAGGTGATCGAGGAAGCCCCCGCGCCCGGGATGGATGACGAGACGCGCGCCGCCGTCTGCGCGGCCGCCGTCAGGGCGGCGAAAGCTGTGAACTACGTTGGCGCCGGCACGATCGAATTCATCGCCCAATCGGACGCCGACGCGCGGGGCGCCGTCCGCGCCGACCGCATCTGGTTCATGGAGATGAATACGCGCCTCCAGGTCGAACATCCGGTGACCGAGGCGATCACGGGCCAGGACCTCGTCGAATGGCAGCTGCGCGTCGCCTGCGGCGAACCGCTTCCGCTTAAGCAGGAGGCGCTGGCCATCAACGGCTGGGCGATGGAGGCGAGGCTTTACGCCGAGAATCCCGCGACCGGCTTCCTGCCCTCCACGGGCCCCCTCGACTGGCTGCGCTTTCCCGATAATGTCCGAGTCGACAGCGGCGTCGAGCGGTATGGCGAAGTCACCCCGCATTACGATCCGATGATCGCCAAGCTCATCGTCCATGCTCCGACGCGCGCCATGGCGGCGCAGCGCTTGGCGAAAGCGGCCGGCTCCGTCGAGGCGTGGCCGGTCAAGACCAATGCGGCTTTTCTCGCGCGGGCCGCAAGCGATGCGGATTTTGTCGCGGGCCGCGTCGATACAGGCTTCATCGACCGCCATGGCGACCGGCTGCTGCCGCCAAAAGATCCTTCGCACGCGGTGCTACAGGCGGCGGCGCGGGCGATGCTGTCCGCAGACGCGGTCGATCCGTGGCGCGCGCTTGCCGGATTTCGCGCCAACGCCGCGCCCGATCGGCGAATTATCGTCGAAGTCGCCGGCGTCTCCCATGTCGTCGCAGTCGAGGGGCCACCGCCTTCGGCCCGATTTGCAGAGGTCGGCGGCCAGCGCATCGTGTTCTTTCACGGGGAAGCGTGGCCATTTGGGGCGCCCACCGCCAACAGAAGCGGCGGCGAAGTGGTTTCGACCGGCGTGATCGTCGCCCCCATGCCCGGCCGGATCGTCGCCGTGGAAATCTCCGACGGCGAAAAGGTCTCGCGCGGTCAAAAATTGCTAGTGCTGGAAGCCATGAAGATGGAGCACGCCATGACCGCGCCTTTCGATGGCGTCATCGCGCATTTGAAGACGAAGGTCGGCGCTCAGGTCTCGGACGGCGACGTCCTGCTGAGCGTGGTCAAGGGAGAAGACTGA
- a CDS encoding carboxyl transferase domain-containing protein: MSVLTSSIDRADPVFAANAAHNRGLVETLRDTVAIAAKGGSDSARERHVARGKLLPRDRIHRLLDPGSPFLEVGALAAHGMYSSDAAGAGIIAGVGRVSGREIMIAANDSTVKGGAYFPMTVKKHLRAQEIAQANRLPCVYLVDSGGANLPHQAEVFPDRDHFGRIFYNQAQMSAEGIPQIACVMGSCTAGGAYVPAMSDETVIVRKQATIFLAGPPLVKAATGEVISAEDLGGADTHSRKSGLVDHVAENDEHALLIVRDIVATFNRPKAVDVEMMTPRPPKLDPQDLYGVVPIDVRAPYEVREVIGRIVDGSEFHEFKPLYGTTLVCGFARVWGAPVAILANNGVLFSESALKGAHFIELACQRRTPLLFLQNISGFMVGGKYEAEGIAKNGAKLVTAVATASVPKITVLIGGSFGAGNYGMCGRGYSPRFLFSWPNSRISVMGGEQAASVLATVNRDAEHWTPEQIEAFKAPIRKKFDDEGNPYYATARLWDDGIIDPVQTRDVLGLALSVTLGAPIPDRPRFGLFRM; this comes from the coding sequence TTGAGCGTTTTAACCAGCAGCATCGATCGCGCGGATCCGGTTTTCGCGGCCAACGCCGCGCATAATCGAGGGCTGGTCGAGACCTTACGGGATACAGTGGCGATCGCCGCGAAAGGCGGGTCGGACAGCGCGCGCGAGCGGCATGTGGCGCGCGGCAAGCTCCTGCCTCGCGACCGTATCCATCGCTTGCTCGATCCCGGCTCGCCGTTCCTGGAAGTCGGCGCGCTCGCCGCCCACGGCATGTATAGCAGCGATGCGGCAGGAGCTGGCATCATCGCCGGCGTCGGCCGCGTATCGGGCCGCGAGATTATGATTGCTGCGAATGATTCCACCGTGAAAGGCGGCGCCTATTTTCCGATGACGGTCAAGAAGCATCTCCGCGCGCAGGAGATCGCTCAGGCGAACCGTCTCCCCTGCGTCTACCTTGTGGACTCCGGCGGCGCGAATCTTCCACATCAGGCGGAGGTATTTCCGGATCGCGATCATTTCGGCAGAATCTTCTACAATCAGGCGCAGATGTCGGCGGAGGGCATTCCGCAGATCGCCTGCGTCATGGGCAGTTGCACTGCGGGGGGCGCCTATGTTCCCGCCATGTCGGATGAGACGGTGATCGTCCGCAAACAGGCGACAATTTTCCTCGCAGGACCGCCGCTGGTGAAGGCCGCCACCGGCGAGGTTATTTCAGCCGAAGACCTCGGCGGCGCGGATACGCATAGCCGCAAATCCGGCCTCGTCGACCATGTGGCGGAGAATGACGAGCATGCGCTTTTGATTGTCCGCGACATTGTCGCGACCTTCAATCGCCCCAAGGCGGTCGACGTCGAAATGATGACGCCGCGTCCGCCAAAGCTCGATCCGCAGGATCTTTATGGCGTCGTGCCGATCGATGTTCGCGCGCCCTATGAGGTGCGCGAGGTTATCGGCCGCATCGTAGACGGCTCCGAATTTCATGAGTTCAAGCCGCTTTACGGAACAACCCTTGTCTGCGGCTTCGCTCGCGTCTGGGGCGCGCCCGTCGCGATTCTCGCCAACAATGGCGTTTTATTCTCGGAGTCGGCGCTGAAGGGGGCGCATTTCATCGAGCTGGCCTGCCAGCGGCGCACGCCGCTGCTATTCCTGCAAAATATCTCCGGCTTCATGGTCGGCGGCAAATATGAAGCCGAAGGGATCGCGAAGAATGGCGCGAAGCTGGTGACGGCGGTCGCCACCGCCTCTGTGCCGAAGATCACGGTTCTGATCGGCGGCAGCTTCGGCGCAGGCAATTACGGGATGTGCGGGCGCGGCTATAGTCCGCGCTTCCTGTTCAGTTGGCCCAATTCGCGCATCTCGGTCATGGGCGGAGAGCAGGCGGCCTCGGTGCTCGCCACCGTCAACCGCGACGCCGAGCATTGGACGCCGGAGCAAATCGAGGCCTTCAAGGCGCCCATCCGCAAGAAATTCGACGACGAAGGCAATCCATACTACGCCACCGCGCGCCTGTGGGACGACGGAATCATAGATCCCGTTCAGACTCGCGACGTCCTCGGCCTCGCCCTTTCCGTGACGCTTGGCGCGCCGATCCCCGATCGGCCGCGCTTCGGACTGTTCAGAATGTGA
- a CDS encoding MaoC family dehydratase, translating into MAGRWFDQWRVGDRIVHDIRRTVTETDNLLFSTMTHNPQPLHLDAETAKASEFGRILVNGTFSFALMIGLSVGDTTLGVLIANLGYDKVKMPKPVFIGDTMRAETEVLALKESRSRPEAGVVTFAHRLINQRDEIVCQCERAALIRKSS; encoded by the coding sequence ATGGCCGGCCGATGGTTCGACCAATGGCGCGTCGGCGACCGCATCGTCCATGATATCCGCCGCACCGTGACCGAAACGGATAATCTCCTTTTCTCGACCATGACGCATAATCCGCAGCCGCTGCACCTCGACGCGGAAACGGCAAAGGCCAGTGAATTCGGCCGCATTCTCGTCAATGGCACATTCAGCTTCGCGCTGATGATCGGACTGTCGGTGGGAGACACGACGCTGGGCGTGCTCATCGCCAATCTCGGCTATGATAAAGTCAAAATGCCAAAGCCCGTCTTTATCGGAGACACGATGCGCGCCGAAACGGAGGTTCTGGCGCTGAAGGAAAGCCGGTCGCGCCCTGAGGCCGGGGTCGTCACCTTTGCGCATCGTTTGATTAATCAGCGCGATGAGATCGTCTGCCAGTGCGAGCGGGCGGCGCTGATCCGGAAATCCTCATGA
- a CDS encoding HpcH/HpaI aldolase/citrate lyase family protein — protein sequence MRLRSLLFVPGDRPERFAKALASGADALILDLEDSVAASRKGEARAAVAAFLAPSGARSATLFVRINPLGGEMADLDLAAARGADGIVLPKAEGAGSIADLDRRLGADRAMILPIATETPAAVFALGSYGGVTPRLCGLTWGAEDLPAAIGATTSREADGSYTAPYQLARSLALFGGHAAGVAAIETVFPDFRDLHGLSLYAARAARDGFTGMLAIHPTQVAVINAAFTPPEATLAEARLIVAAFAANPDAGALQLAGRMIDAPHLKQARRILAAAGE from the coding sequence ATGAGGCTGCGCTCGCTTCTGTTCGTTCCGGGCGACCGGCCGGAGCGCTTTGCCAAGGCGCTGGCCAGCGGCGCCGACGCCTTGATCCTCGATCTTGAGGATTCCGTCGCGGCCTCGCGCAAGGGGGAGGCGCGGGCAGCCGTCGCCGCCTTTCTCGCCCCGAGCGGTGCGAGATCCGCGACGCTGTTCGTGCGGATCAACCCTCTTGGCGGCGAGATGGCCGACCTTGACCTCGCCGCCGCCCGCGGCGCCGATGGGATCGTCCTGCCGAAAGCGGAGGGTGCGGGCTCGATCGCCGATCTCGACCGGCGGCTTGGAGCGGATCGCGCCATGATCCTTCCCATCGCCACCGAAACGCCGGCTGCGGTGTTCGCGCTTGGCTCCTATGGCGGCGTCACGCCAAGGCTGTGCGGCCTGACATGGGGCGCCGAGGATCTCCCGGCGGCGATCGGAGCTACGACAAGCCGCGAGGCGGATGGAAGCTATACGGCGCCCTATCAGCTTGCCCGTTCGCTCGCCCTGTTTGGCGGGCACGCGGCGGGCGTCGCCGCAATCGAAACGGTCTTTCCGGATTTCCGCGATTTGCACGGGCTGTCCCTCTATGCCGCCAGAGCGGCGCGCGACGGCTTCACAGGCATGCTGGCGATCCACCCGACGCAGGTCGCCGTGATCAACGCGGCCTTCACGCCGCCAGAGGCCACGCTCGCGGAGGCGCGCCTGATCGTCGCCGCGTTCGCGGCGAATCCTGACGCCGGCGCGCTTCAGCTGGCGGGACGGATGATCGACGCCCCGCACCTGAAACAGGCGAGGCGCATTTTGGCGGCGGCTGGAGAATAA